Within Flagellimonas maritima, the genomic segment ATAAGTTGTTTACGTAATTTTTTATCAGGTTGGAAGAGGTTGATAATGTTCCCCTTGCTTTTGCTCATTTTTTCTCCGTCCGTTCCCGGAACATACATGGTCTCTTCTTGGACTTTTGCTTCAGGGAGTACGAAGGTTTCTCCAAATTGGTGATGAAATCTAGCGGCAACGTCCCTTGTCATTTCCAAATGCTGCAGTTGATCTTTCCCTACAGGAACTATTTGTGCGTCGTACAGCAAAATATCCGCAGCCATGAGCATGGGATAGGTAAATAGACCAGAATTAACATCTTCCAGCCTCTCTGCTTTGTCCTTAAAAGAATGTGCCAGTGTCAGTCTTTGATAAGGGAAAAAACAGCTGAGGTACCAAGCAAGTTCGGTAACTTGGGGGACATCGCTTTGGCGATAAAAAATAGTTTTTTCAATATCCAGTCCAAAGGCAAGCCAAGTGGCCGCTGTGGCATAAGTGTTATTTCTTAATTCCTGGCCATTTTTGATTTGGGTCAGGGAATGCATATCCGCAATGAACAAAAAGGACTCATTGTCTGGATCTTGAGCCATCTTAATAGCAGGAATAATTGCCCCCAGTAT encodes:
- the trpS gene encoding tryptophan--tRNA ligase translates to MARILTGIQSTGTPHLGNILGAIIPAIKMAQDPDNESFLFIADMHSLTQIKNGQELRNNTYATAATWLAFGLDIEKTIFYRQSDVPQVTELAWYLSCFFPYQRLTLAHSFKDKAERLEDVNSGLFTYPMLMAADILLYDAQIVPVGKDQLQHLEMTRDVAARFHHQFGETFVLPEAKVQEETMYVPGTDGEKMSKSKGNIINLFQPDKKLRKQLMGIVTDSTPMEDPKDPSNDNVFSLYKILASEEQIEEMSANYLAGNYGYGHAKQALHEVILNKFDEPREKFEYYMNHLNEVDEALAVGAEKAKQVANEVLDRVRRKLGY